In a single window of the Globicephala melas chromosome 10, mGloMel1.2, whole genome shotgun sequence genome:
- the AMHR2 gene encoding anti-Muellerian hormone type-2 receptor isoform X3 codes for MLPTSHCKMLGILGLWALLPTAVQAPPGRRTCVFFEAPGVRGSTKNLGKLLDAGPGPPRVIRCLYSRCCFGIWNLTQDQAQVEMQGCRDSDEPGCESPHCDPSPRAHPSPSFTLFTCSCGTDFCNANYSHLPRLGSPGTPGSQGPKAIPGESIWTALVLLGLLLLLLLLSNIILALLQRKACPVHGGPEPGPEPEPEPHSGRDWSAELPELPELCFSQVIREGGHAVVWAGRLQGKLVAIKAFRLRAVAQFQAERALYGLPGLRHDHIVRLITASRGSPGPLPCGPLLVLELHPKGSLCHYLAQHTSDWGSSLRMALSLAQGLAFLHEERWQDGQYKPGIAHRDLSSQNVLIRDDGSCAIGDLGLALVLPGLAQPPAWAPTQPRGPAAIMEAGTQRYMAPELLDKTLDLQDWGTALRRADVYSLALLLWEIMSRCPDLRPAEHHPSNWPMRQNWVAPLPPVSCGLWQWRREGALTSHLPGAALPQ; via the exons AtgctccccacctcccactgcaAGATGCTGGGGATTCTGGGGCTTTGGGCACTGCTTCCCACAGCTGTGCAAG CACCCCCAGGCAGGCGGACCTGTGTGTTCTTTGAGGCCCCTGGAGTGCGGGGAAGCACCAAGAATCTGGGGAAGCTGCTAGATGCAGGACCAGGGCCCCCCAGGGTTATCCGCTGCCTCTACAGCCGCTGCTGCTTTGGGATCTGGAACCTGACCCAAGACCAGGCACAGGTGGAGATGCAAG GATGCCGAGACAGTGATGAGCCAGGCTGTGAGTCCCCCCACTGTGATCCGAGCCCCCGAGCCCATCCTAGTCCCAGCTTTACTCTCTTCACCTGCTCCTGTGGCACTGACTTCTGCAATGCCAATTACAGCCATCTGCCTCGTCTGGGGAGCCCTGGGACACCTGGTTCCCAGGGTCCCAAGGCCATCCCAG GCGAGTCCATCTGGACGGCACTGGTGCTGCTGGGGCTGCTccttctcctgctgctgctgagCAACATCATCTTGG CCCTGCTACAACGGAAGGCCTGCCCAGTGCACGGTGGGCCAGAGCCAGGGCCAGAGCCGGAGCCGGAGCCACACTCAGGCAGGGACTGGAGTGCCGAGCTGCCGGAGCTGCCCGAGCTGTGCTTCTCCCAG GTAATCCGGGAAGGAGGTCACGCAGTGGTGTGGGCCGGGCGGCTGCAAGGCAAGCTGGTAGCCATCAAGGCCTTCCGCCTGAGGGCTGTGGCCCAGTTCCAAGCTGAGAGAGCATTGTACGGGCTGCCGGGCCTACGGCATGACCACATTGTCCGCTTGATCACCGCCAGCAGGGGCAGCCCTGGTCCCCTGCCCTGTGGGCCCCTGCTGGTACTGGAACTACACCCCAAG GGTTCCCTGTGCCACTACTTGGCCCAGCACACCAGTGACTGGGGAAGTTCCCTGCGGATGGCACTGTCCCTGGCTCAGGGCCTGGCGTTTCTCCATGAGGAACGCTGGCAGGATG GCCAATATAAACCAGGTATCGCCCACCGGGATCTGAGCAGCCAGAATGTGCTCATTCGGGACGATGGGTCATGCGCCATTGGAGACCTGGGCCTCGCCTTGGTGCTCCCTGGCcttgcccagcccccagcctgggcTCCTACTCAACCCCGAGGCCCAGCTGCCATCATGGAG GCTGGCACCCAGAGGTACATGGCACCAGAGCTCTTGGACAAGACTCTGGACCTACAGGACTGGGGCACGGCCCTCCGGCGAGCTGATGTTTACTCTCTGGCTCTGCTCCTGTGGGAGATCATGAGCCGCTGCCCAGATTTGAGACCCG CAGAACACCACCCTTCCAACTGGCCTATGAGGCAGAACTGGGTAGCACCCCTACCACCTGTGAGCTGTGGACTTTGGCAGTGGAGGAGAGAAGGCGCCCTCACATCCCATCTACCTGGTGCTGCTTTGCCACAGTAA